In the genome of uncultured Celeribacter sp., the window CGTCCTTTTGCATTCGGTCCCTTTGCGTCCGGCAGATGTTCCGAGATTTTCTCAAGCGCGCTTTCCGCCAGCCGCCGATAGGTCGTGATTTTCCCCCCGAAGATGTTGAGCACCGGCGCACCGCCCTCTGCATCGACCTTGAGCGTATAGTCCCGCGTTGCCGCTGTCGCCGATGACGCTCCGTCATCATAAAGCGGGCGGACGCCAGAGTAGCTCCAGACCACATCCTCGGCGTTGAGCGGCGCTTTGAAATACTTGTTGGCAAAGGCAATCAGATAGTCGCGCTCTTCGTCGGTGCAGCAGGGTTTGATCGACGGATCGCTATGTTCTGCGTCCGTGGTGCCGATCAGGGTGAAATCTGTCTCATAGGGAATGGCGAAAATGATCCGCCCGTCGGTGCCCTGAAAGAAATAGCATTTGTCGTGATCGTAGAGCTTGCGGGTCACGATATGGCTGCCGCGCACAAGTCGCACGCCCTCTTTCGACGGCAGGTCGATTTTGTCGTGAATCACGTCGCCGACCCAAGGCCCGCCCGCATTCACCAGCATTTTGGCGTAATGGGTGGTGGTGCGGCCATGTTCCATATCTTTCGTTTCGACACGCCAGAGATCGCCTTCGCGGGTCGCGTGAGTCACCTTGGTTCGCGTCAGGATCGCCGCACCGCGCGCCTCTGCGTCGCGGGCATTGAGGATCACAAGGCGGGAATCCTCGACCCAGCAATCGGAATATTCATAGGCTTTGGCAAAGCGCTCCTGCAGCGGCGCGCCCTCGGGCGTTCCCGTCAGATCGACGGTTTTCGTGCCCGGCAGAATTTTGCGCCCGCCCAGATGATCATAGAGAAACAGGCCAAGCCGGATCAGCCATGCCGGACGGCGCCCCTTCATCCAAGGCATCATGACAGACAGAAGTTTCGAGGTCGGTGTTTCCGATTCGAAGCGCATATCCTTATGATAAGGAAGGACAAAACGCATCGGCCAGCTGATGTGCGGCATGGCCCGAAGGAGAATTTCGCGCTCGATCAGAGCCTCACGGACCAACCGAAACTCGAAATATTCGAGATAGCGTAGCCCGCCGTGAAAGAGTTTTGTGGAGGAAGACGAGGTCGCAGAAGCCAGATCGCTCATCTCCGCGAGCGTCACGGAAAATCCCCGCCCCGCTGCGTCGCGCGCAATGCCACAGCCATTGATGCCGCCGCCGATCACAAAAAGATCGACGGGATGTGTGCTGTCATTCCCCTGCACAGGCTTTCCTCCCAAGTTCTGGCGCTAATGTTGGGTGGAAAAGATCAAAAACGCAAGGTATTTGTTTTCGTTTTTGTTCGATTGAGAAAAATCAACGGGTTAGGCTGGATATTTCTGCAACTGCAAAGAAAAGAAAAGCGAATCTACGCGGGTGCGGCAATAAATTGACTGGATTCGCATCGGGTTTTCGCGTCTTTTTCCCATGACGCCACAGAAACGAAGCAAAGCGAACATCTATGTCCAACAACTTTCGCCACCCCGAGATTCTCGAAATGACACGTAAAGAGGGGAAGGTCACGGTCGAGCGGCTGGCAGAGCATTTTGGTGTCACGCTTCAAACCATTCGCCGCGACCTGTCCGAATTGGCGGAACTGGGGCGTGTCGAGCGGGTGCATGGCGGGGCGGTGCTGGCGTCCGGCACAATCAATATCGGGTACGAAGATCGGCGGCAGTTGAACGCGGAGGCCAAAACCGCGATCGCGCGAGCCTGTGCGTCACGGATTCCCAACGGGATTTCGTTGTTTCTCAACATTGGGACGAGCACGGAAGCCGTCGCGCAGGAGTTGTTACAGCACAGGGATTTGATGGTCGTCACCAACAATATGAATGTCGCCAACATTCTGGCGGGGAACAGAAATTGCGAAGTCATTGTGACCGGTGGGCATTTGCGGCGTTCCGATGGCGGCTTGGTCGGCAATCTGGCCGCAGAGACCATCCGCCAGTTCAAATTCGATCTGGCGGTCATCGGCTGTTCCGCGCTCGACCGTGATGGCGATCTTTTGGATTTCGACATTCAGGAGGTCAGTGTGAGCCAGACGATCCTGCGGCAATCACGCAAGGTTTTTCTCGTCGCGGATCACACCAAATTCTCCAGAAGCGCCCCCGCAAGGATCGCATCCCTGTCCGACATCGACGTGTATTTCACCGATCACGCCATTCCCGCCGAACTGTCCCAAGCCTGCAAGAGCTGGAACACCGAGGTGGTTTCGGGTGGCTGAGCGTAGGTCTTAGCATTGCGGCCCCGCGCATCGCACGGGGCCGTTACGGCGATCAGGCGCGGCTCAGCCAACGTTCAGAGCGCCGCTCAATCGCGTTACATCACGCCGGGGCCTGGACGAGAATCTTGACCTGAGATTTTTCCGCCACGAGGGCTTCGAACCCCTGATCGACGATCTCGTCGATGGAGATGCGTTTGGTCACAAGTTTGTCGGCGCTGAAATAGCCCTGGGTCATAAGCTCCATCACTGCCGGATAGATGTTGCGATAGGCGATGGTGCCCAGAAGCTGGCGTTCCTTCAGCACGGCGGTGTTGGGTTGGAACGCGGCGTCGCCCTCCCAGATCGACACGATCAGCGTTTGACCTTCGTGCCGGGTGCTGTCGATGCATTGCGGCAGAACGCGCGGCACCCCGGTCACTTCGAAGGCGACGTTGACGCCGCCGGTGGCCGTGCGGATCGTCTCCACCGGATCGGTCGACATCGGGTCGATGGCGCTGGTCGCGCCCAGTTCCAGCGCCTTTTCGCGACGCTCGGACGAGGGTTCGACCACATGAATCTGGGCCGCACCGGCGACACGCAGCGCCTCGACGACCAAGAGGCCGATCGGCCCGGCCCCAAAGACCGCGGCCGTGTCGCCCGCCTTGATCTTGGACATCCGCACCGCATGGAGTGCGACGGCCGCTGGTTCCACCAGCGCGCCTTGCTCCATCGACAGGGCGTCCGGCATTTTGTGCACCATGCCCGCGGGCACGACCGAGAACGCGGCAAAACCGCCGTGCCCGCCCGAAAGGCCGACAAAGCCGAGGCTCTCACAGAGATTGTATTTGCCCTCATGACAGGCGGGGCAGGTGCCGCATGCAAAGATCGGTTCGATGGCAACCCGGTCGCCAATGGCAAGCCCGGTCACACCCGCGCCCAATTCGGTGATTTCTCCACAATATTCGTGGCCCATGGTGATCGGCGCCTTGTCATGGCTGAGTGGGTGCTCTTCGTCCACGGGCACGAAAATCGGCCCGGCGAGATATTCGTGCAGGTCGCTGCCGCAAATTCCGGTCCAGGCCACCTTGATCTTGACCTCGCCCGCCGCAGGGGAGGGTTCGGAGATGTCTTCGACGCGGATATCTTTGACGCCATGCCAGCGTGCTGCTTTCATTGTGGTTCTCCTTAGGTTCGTAAATTCTGCGCCCGGGCCGGGAAGAAAGCCCGGGCGCGCGATGCGCATCACGACAGGTGATGCACCTCCTGAAGGCCGTAAACAGGGGTGTCGATCCCCTCCAGACGGGCTTTCAATTGCAGGGCGAGGTAGAGCGAGTAGTGGCGCGACTGGTGCAGGTTGCCGCCCATGAACCAGAGGTGCTCCTGCTGGGTCGGTTTCCACATATTGCGCTGTTCGCCCTCCCAGGGGCCGGGGTCCTTGGTGGTGTCGGAGCCGAGGCCCCAGACCTTGCCGACCTTATCCGCGACCTCCGGACTGATGAGATCCGCAGCCCAGCCGTTCATCGAGCCGAACCCCGTGGCCAGCACCACCAGATCGGCGGGCAGGCGGGTGCCGTCGGTCAAAACGACCGCGTCTTCTTCGAAATGATCGACGCCGCCTTTGGCGAGTTTGACCTCGCCGTCGATGATCAACTGGCTGGCGCCCACGTCGATGTAATAGCCGGAGCCGCGGCGCAGGTATTTCATGAACAGGCCCGAGCCGTCATCGCCCCAGTCGAGATCGAACCCGGCTTTTTCCAGTCCTTGGTAGAACTCCGCGTCGCGTTCGCGCATCTGGTCGTAGAGCGGGATCTGGAATTCGTGCATGATCTTGTAGGGCAGGGAGGCAAAGATCATGTCGGCTTTCTCGGTGGTCACCCCGTTGGCGACTGCCTCCTCGGAATAAAGCGCACCGAGGCCGATCTCCATCAGGCTATCCGAGCGCACGATATGGGTTGAGGAGCGTTGGACCATCGTCACATCGGCATCGCCCTCCCAAAGCGCGGCACAGATGTCGTGGGCGGAGTTGTTCGAACCGATCACGACGACCTTTTTCCCGGCCCATTCATCCGGCCCCTGATGTTGCGAGGAATGCTGGATCGTGCCCTTGAAGCTCTCCATGCCGGGAAATTGCGGCATGTTCGGTTTGCCCGACATGCCGGTGGCAAGCACGAGCTGGGTGGGGCGCAGCGTGACCTCTTCGCCGTCGCGGTTGACCTTGACCTCCCAGGTGCCGGAGGCCTCGTCATAGCGCGCTTTCTGGACTTCGGAGCGGGACCAGTAATTGATCTCCATGACCTTGGTGTACATCTCCAACCAGTCACCGACCTTGTCCTTGGGCGTGAACACCGGCCAGTTGTCGGGGAACTTGATGTAGGGCAGGTGGTCGTACCAGATCGGATCGTGCAGGCAGAGCGACTTGTAGCGCGAGCGCCATTGGTCGCCGGGCCGGTCATGTTTGTCCAGAACGATGGCCGGGACGCCCAATTGACGCAGCCGTGCACCAAGCGCGATGCCGCCCTGACCACCGCCGATGATGACGACATAGGGCTGGGTGCCATAGCCCAGATCGGCCTCTTCCGCCTCTCGGCGTTCTTTCCACGAACTGCGGTTCTTTTTGGCGCCGTGCTCTGCGCCCATCGGGCGGCGTTTGCCCCGGTTTTCCTCGAACCCCTTGAGCTCTTGCAGGGCGGTCAGCAACGTCCAGATCCGACCGTCGCGCATCCGCATCAACCCCCAACCACGCCCGGTCGCGGTTTCGAATGTGAGCCAAGCCGTGATGACGCCGTCCTCCTCGGCGGGCATCTCGCCTGACTGAATCTCGAACTTGCCCGGACGGGTGTGGTCGAGCTGGCTGCGCAGCATATCGGCCACGCCCTCGGGGCCTTCGACGGTCTTCAGGTTCCAGCTGACCGCAACCAGATCACGCCAATAGCTGTCGGTCGCGAACAGCCCCGCAGCGCGGTCGATATCGCCGCCCTCCAATGCGGCGTTCAGGCTGTCCAGAAGCTCCTGAGTCTGGGTGGTGGTTGAACTGTCGAGCATCGCAACTCCTCCTCTGTGCGTGTGTTCAGAAGAAGTATGGGGTGCGAAAATTGCGGCGATCTACGTGCGCGATGGCCATGGGTGACAGAAAAACAATCGTTGCAGCGCAGCATGTTGCGCGCGCAACGCCTGCGCAACATCTCACTCGGGCGGGCGCAACCCCGCGGCCCGCATCCGACGCAGGATGGTCGAGCGGTTGACCCCGAACCGCCGCGCGGCGCGGGCCATGTTCCAGTCGCAGGCGACCAAAACCTGCTCCAGCGAGTCCCATGGGTTTGTCGATGCGGGCGACCCGTCGGCAGGGTCGGCCACGACCGGATGGGGCAGATCGGGAAGGTCGATCACCGAGCCGACGCAAAGCGCGGCGGCGGTATCGAGCACTTGTTCCATCTCGCGGATGTTGCCGGGCCAGGTCCGTCCCATCAATTCGGCGCGTGCAGACGGCGACAGGCGCACCGCGTCGGCGGTATGGCGCCGCAGATGGCGCGACATCAGCCAGTCGAGATCGCGCCGCATCCTGAGCGGCGGCACGCTGAGAACGTAGCCCGCCAACCGGTGGAACAGTGTGCGGGGCAAATGGATCCGGGCCGGGTCGAGGCAGCTTGTGGAAAGCGTCCGAAGATCAGGGCGGCGGTCGAGCAAACCGCTCAGGGCGATGGCCGTCTCGTCGCTCAACTCCTCGACCCGGCGCAAAAGAAGCGTCGTCAGGCTCACCGTGTCGAGGCACAGATCGGCGATGTCCTCCGGGCGCAGTGTGGCGCATTCGAGGCTGATGAAGCCCT includes:
- the glpD gene encoding glycerol-3-phosphate dehydrogenase gives rise to the protein MQGNDSTHPVDLFVIGGGINGCGIARDAAGRGFSVTLAEMSDLASATSSSSTKLFHGGLRYLEYFEFRLVREALIEREILLRAMPHISWPMRFVLPYHKDMRFESETPTSKLLSVMMPWMKGRRPAWLIRLGLFLYDHLGGRKILPGTKTVDLTGTPEGAPLQERFAKAYEYSDCWVEDSRLVILNARDAEARGAAILTRTKVTHATREGDLWRVETKDMEHGRTTTHYAKMLVNAGGPWVGDVIHDKIDLPSKEGVRLVRGSHIVTRKLYDHDKCYFFQGTDGRIIFAIPYETDFTLIGTTDAEHSDPSIKPCCTDEERDYLIAFANKYFKAPLNAEDVVWSYSGVRPLYDDGASSATAATRDYTLKVDAEGGAPVLNIFGGKITTYRRLAESALEKISEHLPDAKGPNAKGRWTAGVPLAGGDFPVGGFDRLVSELRAQFGFLTPFWARRLVRAYGTEAREMLGDAKSVEALGRDFGATLTETEVTWLMEREYARTAEDIVWRRSKLGLRLDETQIHDLDDWMKTHRAGRAAAE
- a CDS encoding DeoR/GlpR family DNA-binding transcription regulator translates to MSNNFRHPEILEMTRKEGKVTVERLAEHFGVTLQTIRRDLSELAELGRVERVHGGAVLASGTINIGYEDRRQLNAEAKTAIARACASRIPNGISLFLNIGTSTEAVAQELLQHRDLMVVTNNMNVANILAGNRNCEVIVTGGHLRRSDGGLVGNLAAETIRQFKFDLAVIGCSALDRDGDLLDFDIQEVSVSQTILRQSRKVFLVADHTKFSRSAPARIASLSDIDVYFTDHAIPAELSQACKSWNTEVVSGG
- a CDS encoding 2,3-butanediol dehydrogenase; protein product: MKAARWHGVKDIRVEDISEPSPAAGEVKIKVAWTGICGSDLHEYLAGPIFVPVDEEHPLSHDKAPITMGHEYCGEITELGAGVTGLAIGDRVAIEPIFACGTCPACHEGKYNLCESLGFVGLSGGHGGFAAFSVVPAGMVHKMPDALSMEQGALVEPAAVALHAVRMSKIKAGDTAAVFGAGPIGLLVVEALRVAGAAQIHVVEPSSERREKALELGATSAIDPMSTDPVETIRTATGGVNVAFEVTGVPRVLPQCIDSTRHEGQTLIVSIWEGDAAFQPNTAVLKERQLLGTIAYRNIYPAVMELMTQGYFSADKLVTKRISIDEIVDQGFEALVAEKSQVKILVQAPA
- a CDS encoding NAD(P)/FAD-dependent oxidoreductase yields the protein MLDSSTTTQTQELLDSLNAALEGGDIDRAAGLFATDSYWRDLVAVSWNLKTVEGPEGVADMLRSQLDHTRPGKFEIQSGEMPAEEDGVITAWLTFETATGRGWGLMRMRDGRIWTLLTALQELKGFEENRGKRRPMGAEHGAKKNRSSWKERREAEEADLGYGTQPYVVIIGGGQGGIALGARLRQLGVPAIVLDKHDRPGDQWRSRYKSLCLHDPIWYDHLPYIKFPDNWPVFTPKDKVGDWLEMYTKVMEINYWSRSEVQKARYDEASGTWEVKVNRDGEEVTLRPTQLVLATGMSGKPNMPQFPGMESFKGTIQHSSQHQGPDEWAGKKVVVIGSNNSAHDICAALWEGDADVTMVQRSSTHIVRSDSLMEIGLGALYSEEAVANGVTTEKADMIFASLPYKIMHEFQIPLYDQMRERDAEFYQGLEKAGFDLDWGDDGSGLFMKYLRRGSGYYIDVGASQLIIDGEVKLAKGGVDHFEEDAVVLTDGTRLPADLVVLATGFGSMNGWAADLISPEVADKVGKVWGLGSDTTKDPGPWEGEQRNMWKPTQQEHLWFMGGNLHQSRHYSLYLALQLKARLEGIDTPVYGLQEVHHLS